TGGGTTACGACCCCGCGTTCCTGAACACGGCGAATTGTAAGAGCGCCATCACGTTCATCGACGGCGACAAGGGCATCCTCGAGTACCGCGGGTACCCCATCGAGCAGCTCGCGGAGAAGTCCTCCTTCCTGGAGGTGGCCTACCTGCTGCTGAAGGGCGAGCTGCCCACGCAGAAGGAGCTGGAGAACTTCACGTTCAACGTGACCCACCACACGCTGGTGCACGAGAACATCAAGTCCTTCATCGACGGGTTCCGCTACGACGCGCACCCCATGGCGATGCTGGGCTCCACGGTGGCGGCGCTGTCCGCGTTCTACCCGGACGCGAAGAACATCAAGGACGCGCGCAGCCGTGAGATCCAGATCACGCGCCTCATCGCGAAGATGCCCACCCTGGCCGCGTTCTCGTACCGCCACGCGATGGGCCTGCCGTTCGTCTACCCGGACAACGACCTGTCCTACGTCGCCAACTTCCTGGCGATGATCAAGCGCATCGGCACGAGCGCCTTCAAGGTGCACCCCACGCTGGAGAAGGCGCTGGACGTGCTCTTCATCCTGCACGCGGACCACGAGCAGAACTGCTCCACCACGTCCGTGCGCACGGTGGGCTCCTCGCAGGTGGACCCCTACTCCGCGGTCGCCGCGGGCGTGGGCGCGCTCTACGGCCCGCTGCACGGCGGCGCCAACGAGGCGGTCCTCCGCATGCTCCGCGAGATTGGCAGCAAGGCCAACATCCCGGAGTTCATCAAGCAGGTGAAGGGCGGCGAGGGCGAGAAGAAGCTCATGGGCTTCGGCCACCGCGTCTACAAGTCCTACGACCCGCGCGCGAAGGTCATCAAGCGCGTGGCGGACGAGGTCTTCGACGTGACGGGCAAGAACCCGCTGCTGGAGATCGCGCTCGAACTGGAGCGCATCGCGCTCGAGGACGAGTACTTCGTGAAGCGCAAGCTGTACCCGAACGTCGACTTCTACTCGGGCCTCATCTACGAGGCGATGGGCTTCCAGGCGGAGATGTTCCCCGTGCTGTTCGCCATCCCCCGCACGGTGGGCTGGTGCGCGCAGTGGGAGGAGATGGTGACGGACAACGAGCAGAAGATCGCCCGTCCCCGTCAGGTCTTCACCGGCGCCGCGCGCCGCGACTACGTGGCGCAGGACAAGCGCAAGTAGTCACCGGCTGACACAGCCGCTGAAGCACGAAGGGGCGTAGGACTCGAAGCTCGGGTCCTCCGCCCCTTTCGCTTTGCGGGGCCCTACCCGTGGGCCGCCGCGGCGCCCCCCGGCTCGCTGTAGAGCGCTTCGATGACGTCCGCGTACTTCTGCTCCACCACCTTGCGGCGCATCTTCATGCTGGGCGTGAGCTCCCCGCCGTCGATGGTGAACTCCCCCGGCAGCACGCGGAAGCGCTTGATGGTCTCGAAGCGCGACAGCTTCGGGTTCACGTCCCGCTCGAAGGCCTCCTGCAGGTGCTGCTGGAGCCGCGCGTCCTTCGCCAGCGTGGCCACGTCCTCCGGCCAGCCCTTCTCCCGCGCCAGCTTCCGCGCCCGGTCCGGCTCCAGCGTCACCAGCGCCACCAGGTAGTTGCGCCGGTCGCCCACCACCAGCACGTGCCCCACCGGGGACACGGCCTTGAGCAGCTCCTCGATATTGGCGGGGGATGTCTTCTTGCCGCCGGAGGTGACGATGATCTCCTTCTTGCGCCCGGTGATGCGCAGGAAGCCCTCCGAATCCAGCTGCCCCACGTCACCCGAGTGCAGCCACCCGTCCGCCAGGAGCTCCTGCGTGGCCTCCGGGTTGCGGTGGTAGCCCAGGCACACGTTGCCGCCCTTCACGAGGATCTCCCCGTCCTCCGCGATGCGCACCTCCACGCCCAGCATGGGGCGGCCCACCGTGCCCATCCGGGCGCACTCGGCGGTGCTCACCGTGGCGGGGCCGGACACCTCCGTCATGCCCCAGACCTCCAGGAGGACGACGTCGATGGAGGCGAAGAAGTCCAGCACGTCCCGGCCAATGGGCGCCGCCGAGGTGGCGAACAGCTTCGCCTTCTCCAGGCCGATGCGCGTCTTCAACGGCTGGAACACCAGCCGCTGGGCCAGCGCGAACTTGGCCTCCATGAACGACGGGACGCGCTCCTGGCTCAGCACGCGCGTGTTGCGCTCCAGCGCGGTGGCGCGGGCCCACTCCACCAGCCGGCGCTTCAGGGGCGGCTGCGCGGCCAGGCCTTCTTCCGCCTTCGTCTTGAACTTCTCCCAGACGCGCGGCACCGCGAAGAAGATGGTGGGGCGCACCTCCGTGAGGTTCTTGCCCAGGGTATCCAGCGAGTCCGCGAAGTACACCTGCGTGCCCAGGCGCAGCGGGCTGTGCAGGGAGACGATCTGCTCCGCGATGTGCGACAGCGGCAGGTACGACACCAGCCGCTCGTCCTCCATGTCCCGGAAGCCCAGGGTGTCGCTCAGCTGCTTGGACGTCCAGGCGAGGTTCCGGTGGCTCAAGGCCACACCCTTGGGCTGACCGGTGGTCCCGGACGTGTAGATGAGCGTGGCCAGCCCATCCGGGTGGAGCGCGTGGACGCCGTCCCAGTACGGGGCCTCGTCCGCCTTCGCGCCGGAGGCCAGCACGTCCGCGTAGCGCAGCACGCCCTCGGGCAGCGGCGTGGGCGCGTCCACCACGATGAGGTGCTTGAGCGCGGGCAGCCGCTTCTGGACCTCCAGGCCGGTGGCCAGGTGCTTCGCGTTCTCCACCAGCAGGAAGCGCGCCTCGCAGTGGCCCAGGATGTAGACGAGCTGATCCACGCTGCTGGTGGTGTAGAGCCCCACCGGGATGCCGCCCAGGGCCATGGCCCCCAGGTCCGCGACGTGCCACGCCTCGCGGTTGAAGCTCAGGATGCCCAGCGGGTCGCCGTCCCGGAACCCCCGCGCGTGCAGCCCCAGGGCGAAGCGCTTGACGCGCTGGGCATAGTCGAACCACGAGGTGGGGACATAGGCGCCTCCATGGCGGGACCAGAGCGCCGGGCGGTGTTCCAGCCGCGCGGCCTGGTCATGGAGCGCATGCAGCATCGTCTTGGGCAGGTCCATCTGGCGAAACGTAGTGGAAGCTCCCCGCCCGTTCCACGTCCCCCCGTCTCAGGCGTTGACAGCATGTTCACCGGCTTTGTATGCCGCGCCCGACCATGAGCATCGACTTCACCTGCCAGAAGTGCGAGGCCAGCTTCGAGTTGGAAGCCCAGGACCTCATCGAGGGGACGGAAAAGATTGTCTGTCCCCACTGCGACGCGAAGGCGCCCGCCAACCTCTCCGAGGACTTCGTCGCCGCGCTCACGGAGATGCGCGCGCAGATCGCCACCCTGAGCAAGAAGTTCGCGGTGACGATGACGCTCGAAGCCGAGGAGCTCGAGGACGAGCTCGACGACGAGGACGAAGACGAGGAGGAGTCCGACGAGGACGAAGACCTCGACGAGGATGAGGACGACGAGGAGTCCGAGGACGACGAGGACTACGACGACGAGGAGACCGAGGACGACCGCTAGTCGCCTCGCGCCCCTTCTTCCCGGCTGCCCGCCCGCCCTCCAACCGGGTGGGCCAGGGCCCGGGGGCCGCTCGCGACGGCGGAGGGGCGGTGCCCTCCCGGTGAAGGGAGAGGTGCGTAGCTTAGGGATGTGAAAACGTCCAACCGCGCCAACTTCTTCGTCGCTCCGTTCACGGCCGTGGTGCTGGCGCTGGGGGGAGCGTTGTTCCTTCCCGCGTTCGGGATCCCCGGCGCCATCGCCGCCTCCGACAAGGCGGAAGGGAAAAAAGAGAAGCCCTGCGTCACCGAGAAGGGCAGCGACCCCAAGGCCTGTTCGGAGCTGGTGGAGCTGGAAGTGAAGGACGTGGTGCCCTTGATGGAGGCGCAGACGCACGCCGTCGTGCTGACCACCAAGGACGGGGAGACGGTGCTCCCCCTCTTCGTGGACGAGGGCGCGGCGGTCTCCATCGCCTTCCGCCTCGCGGAGCGTCCGCCCCCGCAGCCCCTGTCCCAGGACCTGCTGGACGACGTGGTGAACAAGCTGGGCGGCAAGGTCACGGAGGTCCGCATCGACGACCTGCGTGACAACGTCTACTCCGGCCGCGTCTTCCTCCAGCAGGGCAAGAAGGAGCTGGCGCTGGACGCGCGGCCTTCGGACTCCATCGCCATGGCCATGCACAGCCAGGCCCGCATCCGCGTGACGCGCAAGGTGCTGACCCTGGCGGGCATCACCCGCGCGGAGATTGAAGCCCTCCAGAAGCAGCAGGACCTGGGCGTGGGCGGCAGCGGCGGCCTGGGTGAGGAGGACATGGGGCCCCTGCCTCCGCCGCCTCCCATGGGCCCCAGCGCTGGCCACCCGAAGCCTCCCTCGGAGGACATCGGCATGGACCACGCCACGACGCCGCTGATGGAGCCCATGGGCAAGGGCCAGGAGATCGACCTCTAGCCGTCCGCGAACAGGCCCGCCCTGGAACGATGAAAGCCCGGCCCCCCCTCCCAGGGTAGCCGGGCTTTCTTCGTCTCAAGCGTCTGAGAGCCACGAATGGCGTGCGCCGGCTCGCGGTAACTTTCCGCCCAGCGCGTGAGGCGAAGAGTTAGTCCTTCGGGCGCAAGCCTGTCAAGACGCCCACCCCGTTGGGGCTAGGATGGGCGGCTCTATGCGCAAGGCGAAGATCATCTGCACGCTGGGTCCGGCTTCGGACTCCAAGGAAGTCATCGAGGGACTGGTGAAGGCGGGCATGAACGTGGCCCGGCTCAACTTCTCTCACGGGACGCACGACGAGCACCGCCAGCGCGTCCAGCGCATCCGCGCGGCGTCGAAGAAGCTGGGCGTGCCGGTGGCCATCCTCCAGGACGTGCAGGGCCCCAAGGTGCGCCTGGGGCGCTTCGAGGGTGGCCAGCTGATGGTGACGGCCGGTGACACGGTGACGGTGACGACGCGCGCGGTGCAGGGCCAGGGGAAGATCATCCCCACCCCGGTGCGCACGCTGCCCCGGGACGTGGAGAAGGGCCACGAGGTGCTCCTGGACGACGGCAGGGTGCGCCTGCGCGTGCTGAAGGTGAGCGGCCAGGATGTGTCCTGCCGCGTGGAGGTGGGAGGGCTCCTCAAGGACCACAAGGGGCTCAACCTGCCCGGCACGGCCATGTCGGTGCCCACGCTGACGGAGAAGGACAAGGTGGACCTGGCGTTCGGCCAGGAGGTGGGCGTGGACTACGTGGCGCTGTCCTTCGTGCGCTCCGCCCAGGACGTGCGCCAGGCGCGGGCGCTGGTGGCGAAGGGCAAGACGCCCATCATCTCCAAGATTGAAAAGCCCCAGGCGGTGGAGAACCTGGACGCCATCGCCAGGGAGTCGGACGGGGTGATGGTGGCCCGCGGCGATCTGGGCGTGGAGATGCCGCTGGAGCAGCTGCCCGCCATCCAGAAGCGCGCCGTGCGCGAGGTCAACCGCCTGGGCGGCATCGTCATCGTCGCCACGGAGATGCTGGAGAGCATGGTGCTCAACGCCCGGCCCACGCGCGCGGAGGTGTCGGACGTGGCCAACGCCATCCTCGACGGCGCGGACGCGGTGATGCTCTCCGGCGAGACGGCCGCGGGCCGCTACCCCGTGGACGCGGTGGCCACCATGGCGCGCATCGTGGAGGAGACGGAGCGCACCGGCCTCATCACCCTGCCCCACTCCCCCTTCGAGCGCTCCGAGGACCTGGGCACCGGCGTCGCCGCGGCGGCGGTGGCCGCGTCCCGGCAGCTCAACATCGGGACCATCATCGCGTACACGGAGAGCGGCCACTCCGCGCGGCTCATCTCCGAGTTCCGCCCCGGCGCGCGCATCCTCGGCCTGACGCCCAACGCGGACACGGTGAACCGGATGGCGCTGTACTGGGGCGTGACGGGCCACCTGGTGAAGCGCGTCAGCAGCACGGAGGCCATGCTCAAGCAGGTGCGCCGGCTCTGTCAGGAGCTGCGCTTCTGCGAACCCGGCGCACCCTTCATCCTGGTGGCCGGCGTGCCGCTCAACGTGCCGGGCAACACCAACATGATGAGCATCCACCGCATCTGAAGAGCCGCATGCGGTGGAGGCTTACGGGCAGAAGGCCTACAGGACCTTCTGCTCGAAGTCGTAGAGCTTCTCCACGGACAGCTGGCGATAGCGCTCCACGTTGAGGGCCCGGCGGGCGCACTCCCACACCAGGTCCTTGGCGGGGCGCTCCGGCTCCTTCTTCTTGCGGCGCTTCACCTCGGCCTTGATGGCCTTGAGGGCCATCGCCGGGTGGTAGCAGAAGGCGGAGGAGAACAGCAGGTGCCCGCCGAAGGGCACCAGCCGCGCCTCCAGCACGTCGCCCGTGGTCAGACCGGCGATCTGCCGGCGCTCCGTCACGTCGAAGTCCTTGCCGGAGAAGAGCTCGCGCAGGCGCACCATGCCCTTGCCCAGCTTGCGCACCTCGAAGAGGCCGTGGACCGTCTCCGTGAAGCTGCGGAAGGCGTTGGCCTCCTCCGGCGGCGCGGACTGCAGGCGCTGCTCGTACAGCTCCGCGGCCGGCGTCTTGCCCGTGAGCGGCGAGACGCGGTCGTAGAGGTAGTAGTCCAGGAACGACGCCATCCGCAGCTCGAAGAGCTTGTCGTCCTCGAAGACTTCACCGGTGAGGCGGAAGTACTCCGCCTTGGCTTCCAGGAGGTCCGGCTTGCGCGCCTCCGAGCTGCCGAAGGCGATGAGCTGGTCCAGGTACGGCTGGTACGACAACGGGGTCAGCGCGGTGTCCATGGCCGTTGCGAGCTTTCTTCCTACGAACCCGCCATCAGCGTCGCGAAGCGGCTGAACAGGTAGCGCGCGTCGTGAGGGCCGGGCGAAGCCTCGGGGTGGTACTGCACGCTGAAGGCCCGCGCGTCCGGAACGGCCAGGCCCTCCACCGTGCCGTCATTCAGGTTGATGTGCGTGACGACGGCCTTGCCCTTGAGGCTGGCGTCATCCACCGCGAAGCCGTGGTTCTGCGCGGTGATCTCCACCTTGCCCGTGGTGAGGTCCTTCACGGGCTGGTTGCCGCCGCGGTGGCCGAACTTCATCTTGTACGTCCGGCCGCCCAGGGCCAGCGCCATGATCTGGTGCCCCAGGCAGATGCCGAACACCGGCACCTTGCCCAGCAGCGCCGCCACCGTGCGGTCCGCGCCCTTCACCGCGGCCGGGTCGCCGGGGCCGTTGGCCAGGAAGACGCCGTGCGGCTTCTTCGCCAGCACCTGCTCCGCCGTGAAGTGCGACGGCACCACCGTCACGCGGCAGCCCACGTCCACCAGGTACTGGAGCATGGAGCGCTTGAGGCCGTAGTCGTACGCGATGACGTCGTACTTCAGCTCCGGCTCCGGGCGCTTGTCACCGGGGGCCAGGAACACGTCCGGCGACGGCGTGGTGAAGACGTAGGGCTCCTTGCAGGACACGCCCGTGGCCAGGTCCAGGCCCTCCATGCCCACGGCGGTGCGCGCGCGCTCGGACAGGGCGGCGGCGGACACGTTCTCCGTGGAGATGATGCCCGTCTGCGCGCCGTGCGTGCGCAGGTGGCGCACCAGCCGGCGGGTGTCCACGCCCTCGATGCCCACGCGGCCGTGGCGCGCGAGGTACGCGTCCAGCGTCTCCTGCGAGCGCCAGTTGGAGGGCGTCTTCGTCAGCGAGCGCACCACCATGCCCACCGCGTGCGGCAGCCCCGCCTCTTCATCCGTCGCGTTCGCCCCGATGTTGCCCATCTCCGGGTACGCCATCGTGACGATCTGCCCCACGTACGAGGGATCCGTGAGGATCTCCTGGTAGCCGTACATGGACGTGTTGAAAACCACCTCGCCCACCGTCTCGCCGGAAGCGCCAAAGGCGCGACCCTCGAACGTGGTGCCATCCGCCAGTGCGAGCACCGCCCGCTTCGTCATCACCGCGACTCCTTGAGCTGACCGTCCTCGAACACACACCGGCCGCCCACCCACGTCTGCGTCACGCGGCCCTTCAGCGTGCGCCCGTGGAAGGGCGTGTTGCGACTGCGGGAATAGAACCGGTGGGCATCCACCGTCCACTCCTCAGAAGGGGACAAAAGAGTGATGTCCGCCGGGGCACCAGGCGCCAGGTGACCGCCCGGCAGGCCGAATACCCTCGCCGGCCCGTCCGACAGCAGCTCCACCGCCCGGCGCGGGGTGAGCACGCCCTCGTGCACCAGCGCCAGCGTGAGCCCCAGGGCCGTCTCCAGCCCGACGATGCCGTTGATGCCCTTCTCGAACTCCACCAGCTTGTCGGACACGCCGTGCGGCGCGTGGTCCGTGGCGATGGCGTCCACCGTGCCATCCACCAGCGCCTCGCGCAGCGCCTTCACGTCCACGTCGCCGCGCAGGGGCGGCGCCATCTTCGCGTGGGTGTCGTAGTCCCCCACCGCCCGGTCATCCAGGGTGAAGTGATGCGGCGCCACCTCGCAGGTGACGCGCAGGCCGCGCTGCTTGGCCTCGCGGATGAGCCGCACGCTGCCCTCGCAGGACACGTGCGCCACGTGCAGCCGCCCCTTCGTCTCCTCCAGGAGCACCAGGTCGCGCGCGACCATGGCCACCTCCGCGGAGGACGGAATGCCGCGCAGGCCCAGCCGCGTGGACGTGGCGCCCTCGTGCATGGCGCCGCCGGCGGACAGGGTGAGGTCCTCCTCGTGCACCATCACCGGTACGTCGAACTGGGTGGCGTACTGGAGCACGCGGCGCATCAGGCCCGCGTTCATCACCGGGCGGCCGTCGTCGGTGAGGGCCACGCAGCCGGCGCCAATCAGCTCGCCTGCTTCCGACAGCTCCTCGCCCTTGAGCCCCTTGGTGATGGCGCCCGCCGGGTACACGTGGCACAGGCCCGCGTCCCGAGCGCGCGACAGCACCAGCTCCGTGACGAGCGCGCTGTCGTTCACCACCTTGGTGTTGGGCATGGCGACCACGCCGGTGAAGCCGCCCGCCACCGCCGCGCGGCAGCCGGTGAGGACCGTCTCCTTGCCCTCTTCTCCCGGCTCGCGCAGGTGCACGTGCAGGTCGATGAAGCCCGGCACCAGCCACTTGTCCGTGGCGTCCACCACCCGCGCGTCCTTCGGTGCGGGCAGCGGGGCCTCCGACACCTGGGCCACCCGGCCGTCCGTCACGAGCACGTCGCGAACACCGTCCACGCCATTGCGCGGGTCGATGACGCGCGCCCGCTGGAAGAGCACTGGGGTCATGATGCGCACGCCTCCAGGATGGCCCGGCGCACCGCGACGCCGTTGGCCACCTGCTCCAGGATGACGCTGCGAGGCCCGTCCGCCACCACCGGCGACAACTCCACGCCGCGGTTGATGGGGCCCGGGTGCAGCACGAGGGCGTCCGGCTTCATCCGCTCCGCGCGGGCGGGCGTGATACCGAACAGCCGCGAGTACTCCCGCTGGGACGGCAGGAAGGCTTCCGACATGCGCTCCGTCTGCAGCCTCAGGCACATCACCGCGTCTGCTTGCGGCAGCACGGCGTCGAGCTGGTGCGTCACCTCTCCGCCCATCTCCTCCAGCCCTGGCGGCAGGAGGGTGGGCGGTCCGCAGAGCACGACCCGGGCCCCCAGCGCCTTCAGGCACAAGAGATTGGAGCGCGCCACGCGGCTGTGCAGCACGTCGCCGACGATGAGCACCGTGCGCCCGTCCAGGCGGCCCCAGCGCTGGCGCAGGGTGAAGGCGTCCAGCAGGGCCTGGGACGGGTGCTCATGCGCGCCGTCGCCCGCGTTCACCACCGCGCACTTCACGTGCCGGGCCACGAGCCCCGGCGCGCCGGAGGAGCGGTGACGGATGACGATGACCGCCGGCCCCATGGCTTCGATGTTGCGGGCGGTGTCCAGGAGCGTCTCCCCCTTGGACACGGAGGAGCCCGCGTAGCTCCA
This DNA window, taken from Corallococcus coralloides DSM 2259, encodes the following:
- a CDS encoding citrate synthase, yielding MPKDTLTVTDNRTGKTYEIPIENGCIRTPDLRQIKTGSDDFGLMGYDPAFLNTANCKSAITFIDGDKGILEYRGYPIEQLAEKSSFLEVAYLLLKGELPTQKELENFTFNVTHHTLVHENIKSFIDGFRYDAHPMAMLGSTVAALSAFYPDAKNIKDARSREIQITRLIAKMPTLAAFSYRHAMGLPFVYPDNDLSYVANFLAMIKRIGTSAFKVHPTLEKALDVLFILHADHEQNCSTTSVRTVGSSQVDPYSAVAAGVGALYGPLHGGANEAVLRMLREIGSKANIPEFIKQVKGGEGEKKLMGFGHRVYKSYDPRAKVIKRVADEVFDVTGKNPLLEIALELERIALEDEYFVKRKLYPNVDFYSGLIYEAMGFQAEMFPVLFAIPRTVGWCAQWEEMVTDNEQKIARPRQVFTGAARRDYVAQDKRK
- a CDS encoding AMP-dependent synthetase/ligase; amino-acid sequence: MDLPKTMLHALHDQAARLEHRPALWSRHGGAYVPTSWFDYAQRVKRFALGLHARGFRDGDPLGILSFNREAWHVADLGAMALGGIPVGLYTTSSVDQLVYILGHCEARFLLVENAKHLATGLEVQKRLPALKHLIVVDAPTPLPEGVLRYADVLASGAKADEAPYWDGVHALHPDGLATLIYTSGTTGQPKGVALSHRNLAWTSKQLSDTLGFRDMEDERLVSYLPLSHIAEQIVSLHSPLRLGTQVYFADSLDTLGKNLTEVRPTIFFAVPRVWEKFKTKAEEGLAAQPPLKRRLVEWARATALERNTRVLSQERVPSFMEAKFALAQRLVFQPLKTRIGLEKAKLFATSAAPIGRDVLDFFASIDVVLLEVWGMTEVSGPATVSTAECARMGTVGRPMLGVEVRIAEDGEILVKGGNVCLGYHRNPEATQELLADGWLHSGDVGQLDSEGFLRITGRKKEIIVTSGGKKTSPANIEELLKAVSPVGHVLVVGDRRNYLVALVTLEPDRARKLAREKGWPEDVATLAKDARLQQHLQEAFERDVNPKLSRFETIKRFRVLPGEFTIDGGELTPSMKMRRKVVEQKYADVIEALYSEPGGAAAAHG
- a CDS encoding bifunctional nuclease family protein, translating into MKTSNRANFFVAPFTAVVLALGGALFLPAFGIPGAIAASDKAEGKKEKPCVTEKGSDPKACSELVELEVKDVVPLMEAQTHAVVLTTKDGETVLPLFVDEGAAVSIAFRLAERPPPQPLSQDLLDDVVNKLGGKVTEVRIDDLRDNVYSGRVFLQQGKKELALDARPSDSIAMAMHSQARIRVTRKVLTLAGITRAEIEALQKQQDLGVGGSGGLGEEDMGPLPPPPPMGPSAGHPKPPSEDIGMDHATTPLMEPMGKGQEIDL
- the pyk gene encoding pyruvate kinase, producing the protein MRKAKIICTLGPASDSKEVIEGLVKAGMNVARLNFSHGTHDEHRQRVQRIRAASKKLGVPVAILQDVQGPKVRLGRFEGGQLMVTAGDTVTVTTRAVQGQGKIIPTPVRTLPRDVEKGHEVLLDDGRVRLRVLKVSGQDVSCRVEVGGLLKDHKGLNLPGTAMSVPTLTEKDKVDLAFGQEVGVDYVALSFVRSAQDVRQARALVAKGKTPIISKIEKPQAVENLDAIARESDGVMVARGDLGVEMPLEQLPAIQKRAVREVNRLGGIVIVATEMLESMVLNARPTRAEVSDVANAILDGADAVMLSGETAAGRYPVDAVATMARIVEETERTGLITLPHSPFERSEDLGTGVAAAAVAASRQLNIGTIIAYTESGHSARLISEFRPGARILGLTPNADTVNRMALYWGVTGHLVKRVSSTEAMLKQVRRLCQELRFCEPGAPFILVAGVPLNVPGNTNMMSIHRI
- the carA gene encoding glutamine-hydrolyzing carbamoyl-phosphate synthase small subunit; its protein translation is MTKRAVLALADGTTFEGRAFGASGETVGEVVFNTSMYGYQEILTDPSYVGQIVTMAYPEMGNIGANATDEEAGLPHAVGMVVRSLTKTPSNWRSQETLDAYLARHGRVGIEGVDTRRLVRHLRTHGAQTGIISTENVSAAALSERARTAVGMEGLDLATGVSCKEPYVFTTPSPDVFLAPGDKRPEPELKYDVIAYDYGLKRSMLQYLVDVGCRVTVVPSHFTAEQVLAKKPHGVFLANGPGDPAAVKGADRTVAALLGKVPVFGICLGHQIMALALGGRTYKMKFGHRGGNQPVKDLTTGKVEITAQNHGFAVDDASLKGKAVVTHINLNDGTVEGLAVPDARAFSVQYHPEASPGPHDARYLFSRFATLMAGS
- a CDS encoding dihydroorotase, producing the protein MTPVLFQRARVIDPRNGVDGVRDVLVTDGRVAQVSEAPLPAPKDARVVDATDKWLVPGFIDLHVHLREPGEEGKETVLTGCRAAVAGGFTGVVAMPNTKVVNDSALVTELVLSRARDAGLCHVYPAGAITKGLKGEELSEAGELIGAGCVALTDDGRPVMNAGLMRRVLQYATQFDVPVMVHEEDLTLSAGGAMHEGATSTRLGLRGIPSSAEVAMVARDLVLLEETKGRLHVAHVSCEGSVRLIREAKQRGLRVTCEVAPHHFTLDDRAVGDYDTHAKMAPPLRGDVDVKALREALVDGTVDAIATDHAPHGVSDKLVEFEKGINGIVGLETALGLTLALVHEGVLTPRRAVELLSDGPARVFGLPGGHLAPGAPADITLLSPSEEWTVDAHRFYSRSRNTPFHGRTLKGRVTQTWVGGRCVFEDGQLKESR
- a CDS encoding aspartate carbamoyltransferase catalytic subunit; this translates as MRHLLGIAGWRRDELEALLDRAQAHLPGGPDASHVLRGRVVANLFFEDSTRTRSSFEVAARKLGADVLNWSYAGSSVSKGETLLDTARNIEAMGPAVIVIRHRSSGAPGLVARHVKCAVVNAGDGAHEHPSQALLDAFTLRQRWGRLDGRTVLIVGDVLHSRVARSNLLCLKALGARVVLCGPPTLLPPGLEEMGGEVTHQLDAVLPQADAVMCLRLQTERMSEAFLPSQREYSRLFGITPARAERMKPDALVLHPGPINRGVELSPVVADGPRSVILEQVANGVAVRRAILEACAS